In a single window of the Priestia filamentosa genome:
- a CDS encoding YjcZ family sporulation protein has product MGFGYGGYGCGGSYGGGGYGYGGGCGGGFALIVVLFILLIIVGAAFCS; this is encoded by the coding sequence ATGGGCTTCGGATATGGTGGTTACGGTTGTGGCGGTAGTTACGGCGGTGGCGGCTACGGTTATGGTGGCGGCTGCGGTGGCGGCTTTGCGCTAATCGTTGTATTGTTCATTCTATTAATTATCGTTGGTGCTGCTTTTTGTAGCTAA
- a CDS encoding stage VI sporulation protein F codes for MDNNLFKNIEKKTGVNMKDVFELANSVQGANFKDEKTVRNLVRRVSQIANKPVSKEKEDKIVKAITDNGQSLDFGTIAKMINKK; via the coding sequence ATGGATAACAATCTCTTTAAAAACATTGAAAAGAAAACAGGCGTAAATATGAAAGACGTATTTGAACTTGCTAACTCTGTGCAAGGAGCAAACTTCAAAGATGAAAAAACAGTACGCAATCTTGTACGCCGCGTTTCACAAATTGCAAACAAACCTGTATCAAAAGAAAAAGAAGATAAAATTGTTAAAGCAATTACAGATAACGGTCAATCACTTGATTTTGGAACAATCGCGAAAATGATTAATAAAAAATAA
- a CDS encoding ATP-dependent helicase, translating to MNQAIYQNEMISLSTMKRELYQSLYEESQRGLITCAHCHESVKLYIGMEKKPYFYHSLKPYERPECIKSIEEKVQKKVVKETKPVYRESAGFRLPTSRTISGNTATVDVPFTKTKALVSQSSFKTRRGTVINYAGLSLDIQQEEAVKKTEGPLLVLAGAGSGKTRVLTARAAYLLAEKKVDPSSIMLVTFTTKAAQEMKERLRSYEGIQSSMIGKMVVGTFHSIFYRILSYHKPQEWRNDRLMKWEWQREKFVKIATRELDIEEEQFPFDQALNEISYWKNTLILPSDVKPENQWEKDVQYLYRRYEEMRIEQGMFDFDDMLLGCYELLKENEEIRSYYQDRFHYFLVDEFQDINLVQYEIMKLLSAKSQNICVVGDDDQSIYAFRGSNPSFIRNFSNDNNGTQIVTLSENYRSSHAIVDGANAVIKRNKDRYTKKMRAQFENEFTPLSFSPYDEEEEATMIVTDIKEKIEQGADPSDFAILYRTHTMSRALFERLSSSNLPFSIDYGADSFYNRRMIKAMLAFLRLSINENDQEALGQLLPALFLKASALNDVKALSILHDCSYVEALIHLTNLQSFQKRKLMKLVPLFSTLKNRSPLGAIDIIEKEMGFNQFVKKRGNEGNAIEKGSDDIRDLKVVAKKFNTVKQFIEHADHMKAMNEEMKKLSKTFPSSITLTTIHRAKGLEYNHVYILGVVDGALPHDYALDAYRNGDEAPLEEERRLLYVAMTRAKQSLFLSIPEHRRGKKAHPSRFLKGLF from the coding sequence ATGAATCAAGCCATTTATCAAAATGAAATGATTTCACTTTCAACAATGAAAAGAGAGCTTTATCAATCTTTGTATGAAGAAAGTCAGCGTGGACTCATTACATGCGCTCACTGTCATGAAAGTGTAAAGCTTTATATAGGGATGGAAAAAAAACCTTATTTTTATCATTCTTTAAAACCTTATGAACGTCCTGAATGTATAAAAAGCATAGAAGAAAAGGTGCAAAAAAAGGTTGTAAAAGAAACAAAACCTGTCTACCGTGAAAGTGCTGGATTTCGCTTACCTACAAGTAGAACAATTAGTGGCAATACAGCAACTGTTGATGTGCCTTTCACAAAAACAAAAGCGCTTGTTTCTCAAAGTTCCTTCAAAACACGGAGAGGCACGGTTATTAATTATGCTGGGTTGTCTCTTGATATACAGCAGGAAGAAGCGGTAAAAAAGACAGAGGGTCCGTTGCTTGTTCTGGCTGGAGCTGGAAGTGGAAAAACACGAGTTCTCACAGCACGTGCTGCCTACCTGCTCGCGGAGAAGAAAGTAGATCCATCTTCCATTATGCTTGTAACGTTTACAACAAAAGCAGCTCAAGAGATGAAAGAGCGGCTTCGTTCATATGAGGGTATTCAATCTTCCATGATAGGGAAGATGGTAGTTGGAACATTTCACAGTATTTTTTATAGAATATTAAGCTATCATAAGCCACAAGAGTGGCGAAACGACCGTCTAATGAAGTGGGAATGGCAACGCGAAAAGTTTGTAAAAATAGCAACACGAGAGCTTGATATTGAAGAAGAACAGTTTCCTTTTGACCAAGCTTTAAACGAAATAAGCTATTGGAAAAACACCCTCATCTTACCGAGTGATGTTAAGCCTGAGAATCAATGGGAAAAAGATGTTCAATATCTTTACAGACGCTATGAAGAAATGCGAATAGAGCAAGGAATGTTTGATTTTGATGACATGCTTCTAGGTTGCTATGAGCTTTTAAAAGAAAATGAAGAAATTCGTTCTTATTATCAAGACCGCTTTCACTACTTTCTAGTTGATGAATTTCAAGATATTAATCTTGTGCAATACGAAATCATGAAGCTTTTAAGTGCAAAATCTCAAAATATCTGTGTTGTTGGCGATGATGATCAATCCATTTATGCGTTTCGTGGAAGTAATCCAAGTTTTATTCGAAACTTTAGTAATGACAATAATGGCACCCAGATTGTTACACTTAGTGAAAACTATCGTTCAAGTCATGCTATTGTTGACGGAGCAAATGCGGTAATTAAGCGAAACAAAGATCGCTATACTAAAAAAATGCGCGCTCAGTTTGAAAATGAGTTCACTCCGCTTTCATTTTCTCCTTATGATGAAGAAGAAGAAGCAACAATGATCGTAACGGATATTAAAGAAAAGATCGAACAGGGAGCAGACCCTAGTGATTTTGCCATTCTATATCGCACACATACGATGTCAAGAGCTCTCTTTGAACGACTCTCATCTTCTAATTTACCTTTTTCAATTGATTATGGTGCAGATTCTTTCTATAACAGACGTATGATCAAAGCAATGCTTGCCTTCTTACGATTGAGTATAAATGAGAACGACCAGGAAGCCTTAGGCCAACTTTTACCTGCCTTATTTTTAAAAGCTTCTGCTTTGAATGATGTAAAAGCATTGAGCATTTTGCATGATTGTTCATATGTAGAAGCGCTTATCCATTTAACAAACCTTCAAAGTTTTCAAAAACGAAAGCTTATGAAGCTTGTTCCGCTGTTTTCAACATTAAAAAATCGTTCTCCTCTTGGAGCAATTGATATTATTGAAAAAGAAATGGGCTTTAATCAGTTTGTAAAAAAGCGTGGCAATGAAGGAAATGCTATTGAAAAAGGTTCTGATGATATTCGGGATTTAAAAGTTGTGGCGAAAAAATTTAACACTGTAAAACAATTTATAGAACATGCTGATCACATGAAAGCAATGAATGAGGAAATGAAGAAACTTAGCAAAACATTTCCTTCTTCGATTACACTTACAACTATTCACCGTGCAAAAGGTCTTGAATATAACCATGTATATATATTAGGAGTTGTTGATGGAGCTCTCCCTCATGACTATGCTCTTGATGCTTATCGAAATGGAGACGAGGCCCCCCTTGAAGAAGAAAGAAGGCTTCTTTATGTAGCGATGACACGAGCTAAACAATCTCTTTTTCTGTCGATACCAGAACACCGTAGAGGAAAGAAAGCCCATCCATCCCGCTTCCTCAAAGGTTTATTTTAA
- a CDS encoding YjcG family protein — MKYGVVLFPSKKLQDTANSYRKRYDARYALIPPHITVKEQFETSNEELETLIPTFRDIAHKLKPITINVTKVSSFSPANNTVYLKVEKNDELKTLYEHLHSGPLAQEVEYSYIPHITIGQNLSDDEHLDVYSQLKLVDINHEEVIDRFHLLYQLDNGSWTVYETFRFGHE, encoded by the coding sequence ATGAAATACGGAGTTGTTTTATTTCCATCAAAAAAATTACAGGATACTGCAAACTCTTATCGAAAACGCTATGATGCTAGATATGCTCTAATCCCGCCACATATTACAGTTAAAGAACAATTTGAAACGTCTAATGAGGAGCTTGAGACGTTAATTCCTACATTTCGTGATATCGCTCATAAACTCAAGCCAATCACTATTAATGTCACTAAAGTTAGTTCTTTTTCTCCTGCAAATAATACAGTTTATTTAAAAGTTGAAAAAAATGATGAATTAAAAACGCTATACGAGCACCTTCATAGCGGACCTCTTGCTCAAGAAGTAGAATATTCATATATTCCTCACATTACAATTGGGCAAAACCTATCAGATGATGAACATCTTGATGTATACAGTCAACTTAAACTAGTTGATATTAATCATGAAGAAGTTATTGATCGTTTTCATCTTCTTTACCAACTTGATAATGGTTCATGGACGGTTTATGAAACATTTCGTTTTGGACACGAATAA
- a CDS encoding alpha/beta hydrolase, whose protein sequence is MDYRPGKIEELTFYSEELQEEMTLLLYLPKTYSPLYKYSLLIAQDGKDYFMFGKLSRALDELSEEEEIEPTIAVGIPYKSVDERRKMYHPDGEKVEQYVRFLAHELLSYLDDLLPTHKMGGTRTLIGDSLGGTVSLLTALQYPHTFNKVVAQSPLVNETLLNKVADFSSPNALHIYHTIGLQETEVKTTDKKIADFLTPNRDLYQLLSAKGFSYFYEEMEGNHTWRYWQKDMPRALRKMLS, encoded by the coding sequence ATGGATTATCGCCCTGGAAAAATTGAGGAACTAACGTTTTATAGTGAAGAACTTCAGGAAGAAATGACGCTGCTTTTATATCTTCCAAAAACATATTCTCCACTTTATAAATATTCCTTATTAATTGCTCAAGATGGGAAAGATTATTTTATGTTTGGAAAGCTATCACGGGCGCTTGATGAATTGTCTGAGGAAGAGGAAATTGAACCAACAATTGCAGTGGGTATTCCTTATAAATCAGTAGATGAGCGACGCAAAATGTATCATCCTGATGGAGAAAAAGTTGAACAATACGTTCGATTTTTAGCTCATGAACTCCTTTCTTATTTAGACGACCTTCTTCCAACTCATAAAATGGGAGGAACAAGAACACTTATTGGAGATTCGTTAGGTGGAACAGTTTCTTTATTAACAGCACTTCAATATCCTCACACATTTAACAAAGTTGTGGCTCAGTCACCACTTGTAAATGAAACGCTTCTAAATAAAGTTGCTGACTTTTCTTCTCCAAATGCCTTACATATTTATCATACAATTGGCCTTCAGGAGACAGAAGTGAAGACAACAGACAAGAAAATTGCTGACTTCCTAACACCTAACAGAGACCTTTATCAACTTCTTAGTGCAAAAGGATTTTCTTACTTTTATGAAGAGATGGAAGGAAACCATACGTGGAGATATTGGCAGAAAGATATGCCTCGCGCTTTAAGAAAAATGTTAAGTTAA
- a CDS encoding phosphatidylglycerophosphatase A family protein codes for MKKNPFVSSKEITEATFNLLKERGVTVVDIAEIVFEMQKPYNDKLTIEECVTSVERVLTKREIQHAILVGVELDKLAEKGMLSEPLQTIVEQDEGLFGVDETIAFGATLTYGSIGVTTFGHLDKCKIGIINKLDTDKKRGVNTFLDDLVASVAASAASRLAHKQRDLLEEEQERVN; via the coding sequence GTGAAAAAAAACCCTTTTGTTTCAAGCAAAGAAATTACAGAAGCAACCTTCAATTTATTAAAAGAACGTGGCGTCACTGTTGTGGATATAGCCGAAATTGTTTTTGAAATGCAAAAGCCCTACAATGATAAGCTAACAATCGAAGAATGCGTTACAAGTGTTGAAAGAGTTCTCACAAAAAGAGAAATTCAGCACGCTATTCTTGTTGGAGTTGAGCTTGATAAGCTTGCTGAAAAGGGGATGTTATCAGAGCCGCTTCAAACGATTGTAGAACAAGATGAGGGGCTGTTTGGTGTTGATGAAACAATTGCTTTTGGGGCCACATTAACATACGGAAGTATTGGTGTTACAACATTCGGTCATCTTGATAAGTGTAAAATTGGTATTATTAATAAACTTGATACAGATAAAAAGAGAGGCGTTAATACGTTTCTTGATGATCTTGTCGCAAGCGTTGCGGCAAGTGCAGCAAGTCGTCTTGCTCACAAACAACGTGATTTGCTTGAAGAAGAACAAGAACGAGTTAATTAA